A stretch of Rhododendron vialii isolate Sample 1 chromosome 4a, ASM3025357v1 DNA encodes these proteins:
- the LOC131322638 gene encoding uncharacterized protein LOC131322638 isoform X1, producing the protein MDCSTTSLVSNQIINYGATKTLYFHLSEGSTRTSESARQVVATSVCRTTSDGVCAASVNYLLQNKYMSLGSLSNSIGYDLLRTILPSIIPSSYRGATIRYLYYIRCMLSGQSLVLENGHSHE; encoded by the exons ATGGACTGTTCAACAACATCTCtagtttcaaatcaaattatcaACTATGGTGCAACTAAAACAT TATATTTTCACCTTTCTGAAGGTAGTACGCGCACTTCAGAATCAGCTAGACAAGTTGTTGCTACTAGTGTTTGCCGAACAACAA GTGATGGAGTTTGTGCTGCatcagttaattatctcctccaaaacaagtatatgagcttgggtaGCCTCTCAAACTCCATTGGTTATG ATCTTTTGCGAACTATTCTACCAAGCATTATACCATCATCTTACAGGGGTGCTACAATTCGATATTTGTATTATATTAGATGCATGTTATCTGGCCAATCTCTGGTATTGGAGAATGGACACTCTCATGAATAA
- the LOC131322638 gene encoding uncharacterized protein LOC131322638 isoform X2, whose product MDCSTTSLVSNQIINYGATKTCSTRTSESARQVVATSVCRTTSDGVCAASVNYLLQNKYMSLGSLSNSIGYDLLRTILPSIIPSSYRGATIRYLYYIRCMLSGQSLVLENGHSHE is encoded by the exons ATGGACTGTTCAACAACATCTCtagtttcaaatcaaattatcaACTATGGTGCAACTAAAACAT GTAGTACGCGCACTTCAGAATCAGCTAGACAAGTTGTTGCTACTAGTGTTTGCCGAACAACAA GTGATGGAGTTTGTGCTGCatcagttaattatctcctccaaaacaagtatatgagcttgggtaGCCTCTCAAACTCCATTGGTTATG ATCTTTTGCGAACTATTCTACCAAGCATTATACCATCATCTTACAGGGGTGCTACAATTCGATATTTGTATTATATTAGATGCATGTTATCTGGCCAATCTCTGGTATTGGAGAATGGACACTCTCATGAATAA
- the LOC131322638 gene encoding uncharacterized protein LOC131322638 isoform X3 — MVQLKHYIFTFLKVVRALQNQLDKLLLLVFAEQQVGDGVCAASVNYLLQNKYMSLGSLSNSIGYDLLRTILPSIIPSSYRGATIRYLYYIRCMLSGQSLVLENGHSHE; from the exons ATGGTGCAACTAAAACAT TATATTTTCACCTTTCTGAAGGTAGTACGCGCACTTCAGAATCAGCTAGACAAGTTGTTGCTACTAGTGTTTGCCGAACAACAA GTAGGTGATGGAGTTTGTGCTGCatcagttaattatctcctccaaaacaagtatatgagcttgggtaGCCTCTCAAACTCCATTGGTTATG ATCTTTTGCGAACTATTCTACCAAGCATTATACCATCATCTTACAGGGGTGCTACAATTCGATATTTGTATTATATTAGATGCATGTTATCTGGCCAATCTCTGGTATTGGAGAATGGACACTCTCATGAATAA
- the LOC131322638 gene encoding uncharacterized protein LOC131322638 isoform X4, translated as MVQLKHVVRALQNQLDKLLLLVFAEQQVGDGVCAASVNYLLQNKYMSLGSLSNSIGYDLLRTILPSIIPSSYRGATIRYLYYIRCMLSGQSLVLENGHSHE; from the exons ATGGTGCAACTAAAACAT GTAGTACGCGCACTTCAGAATCAGCTAGACAAGTTGTTGCTACTAGTGTTTGCCGAACAACAA GTAGGTGATGGAGTTTGTGCTGCatcagttaattatctcctccaaaacaagtatatgagcttgggtaGCCTCTCAAACTCCATTGGTTATG ATCTTTTGCGAACTATTCTACCAAGCATTATACCATCATCTTACAGGGGTGCTACAATTCGATATTTGTATTATATTAGATGCATGTTATCTGGCCAATCTCTGGTATTGGAGAATGGACACTCTCATGAATAA